The following are encoded together in the Chlorocebus sabaeus isolate Y175 chromosome 12, mChlSab1.0.hap1, whole genome shotgun sequence genome:
- the LOC140712988 gene encoding uncharacterized protein isoform X2 — translation MINLQHRCHPAPGKITKRRCRRNMTSDRRNQYLPGHAHCRATIIALAQPPPLLVYIRHYIATNKRDLIRILSCLHFSCLLSPRVPTPSSRAYIDDPAGRDAWRLNVEPGNEGFREEEDAKERSTVVKVKLNSSDHRGNLLHQNRRK, via the exons atgatcaacttacagcACAGGTGTCATCCCGCACCCGGGAAAATTACCAAGCGACGgtgcaggcgcaacatgacgtccgaccgaagaaaccaatacctacctggccatgcccactgcagggccaccatcatcgccctggcccaacctccacccttgctggtctatataaggcattacattgccaccaataaacgagacttgatcaggatactgtcttgtctccatttctcatgtctcttgtccccccgagttcccactccctcttctagggcctacattgaCGATCCCGCGGGTCGGGACGCGTGGCGCCTCAACGTGGAACCTGGAAACGAGGGATTCCGTGAGGAAGAGGACGCGAAAGAACGGTCGACCGTCGTCAAGGTGAAACTAAACTCCTCCGATCACCGCGGGAACCTGCTGCATCAGAATCGAAG aaaatga
- the LOC140712988 gene encoding syncytin-1-like isoform X1, whose translation MKPNMRFFWKIIILYNIVTVYAGFDDPRRAIELIQKQHGQPCDCGGGQVSEPPSDRIFQVTCSGKTAYLMPNQLWKCKSTPRDTSPSGPLQECLCSSFQSSVHSSCYTSYQQCKSGNKTYYTATLLKKKTGGTSDVQVLGSTNKLVQSPCNGQKGQPVCWSTTAPIHISDGGGPLDTTRIKTVQKKLEEIHKALYPEIQYHPLALPKFRDNLMIDAQTFDILNATYNLLQMSNTSLAHDCWLCLKMGPPTPLAIPNFSLSYVNYSGESLVNNSCPIISPLLVQPMKFSNSSCLFSPSYNSTEEIDLGYVVFNNCTSIINITSPLCAINGSVFLCGNNMAYTYLPTNWTGLCVLATLLPDIDIIPGDEPIPIPAVEHFIYRPKRAIQFIPLLAGLGITTAFTTGATGLGVSLTQYTKLSNQLISDVQTLSSTIQDLQDQVDSLAEVVLQNRRGLDLLTTEQGGICLALQERCCFYANKSGIVRDKIKTLQEELEKRRNDLAANPLWTGLHGLLPYLLPFLGPLLTLLLFLTLGPIILNKLMAFVRRQIEAFQAKPIQVHYHRLEMSEHGESYPPL comes from the coding sequence atgaagccCAACATGagattcttttggaaaataatcattttatataacatagtGACAGTCTATGCAGGTTTTGATGACCCTCGTAGAGCAATAGAACTAATACAAAAGCAACACGGCCAGCCTTGTGACTGCGGCGGGGGACAAGTATCTGAACCTCCGTCAGACAGAATCTTCCAAGTGACTTGCTCGGGCAAGACAGCTTACTTAATGCCAAACCAGCTATGGAAATGTAAGTCAACCCCAAGAGACACCTCCCCTAGCGGGCCGCTCCAAGAATGCCTCTGTAGTTCTTTCCAGTCCTCTGTACATAGTTCTTGCTACACCTCATATCAACAATGCAAATCAGgcaataaaacatactatacggctacgttacttaaaaaaaaaactggaggtaCCAGTGACGTACAAGTATTAGGATCCACCAATAAACTTGTACAATCTCCTTGTAACGGCCAAAAAGGACAGCCTGTTTGCTGGAGCACTACAGCCCCTATCCACATCTCTGATGGGGGAGGTCCATTAGACACCACAAGAATTAAAACTGTtcagaaaaaactagaagaaattcaTAAAGCCCTGTATCCTGAAATTCAATATCACCCTTTGGCCCTGCCTAAGTTTAGAGATAACCTTATGATCGATGCTCAAACTTTTGATATCCTTAATGCCACTTATAATTTACTTCAAATGTCCAATACAAGCCTTGCCCACGATTGTTGGCTTTGTTTAAAAATGGGTCCCCCTACTCCTCTCGCTATACCTAACTTTTCATTATCCTATGTCAATTACTCAGGTGAGTCCTTGGTCAATAACTCCTGTCCAATTATCTCTCCCCTCTTAGTTCAACCAATGaagttttctaattcttcttgCCTCTTTTCACCCTCTTACAATAGCACTGAAGAAATCGATCTAGGCTACGTTGTATTCAACAACTGTACCTCCATAATCAATATCACCAGCCCCTTGTGTGCTATAAATGGCTCGGTTTTCCTCTGTGGAAACAACATGGCATATACTTATCTACCCACAAATTggacagggctttgtgttctAGCCACTCTTCTCCCTGACATTGATATCATCCCTGGAGATGAACCTATCCCCATCCCCGctgttgagcattttatatatagACCAAAACGGGCCATACAATTTATTCCCTTGTTGGCCGGACTGGGAATCACCACTGCATTTACAACAGGAGCTACAGGCCTAGGAGTCTCACTAACGCAATATACTAAGTTATCCAATCAATTAATTTCCGATGTACAAACCTTATCCAGTACTATACAAGATCTACAAGATCAGGTAGACTCATTAGctgaagtagttctccaaaatagaagaggtctagACTTACTAACAAcagaacagggagggatctgtttggctttacaggaaagaTGTTGTTTTTATGCTAACAAATCCGGGATCGTTAGAGACAAAATAAAGACCTTACAAGAAGAGTTAGAAAAACGCAGAAATGACCTGGCCGCCAATCCGCTTTGGACTGGACTCCACGGACTTCTCCCTTATCTCCTACCATTTTTAGGTCCTTTACTTACCCTTCTACTCTTTCTCACTCTTgggcctataatccttaataagcttatggcattcgtcagacgacaaatcgaggccttccaggccaagcctatacaggtccattatcatcgcCTTGAGATGTCTGAACATGGTGAGTCTTATCCACCCTTataa